One stretch of Malus domestica chromosome 14, GDT2T_hap1 DNA includes these proteins:
- the LOC103427535 gene encoding germin-like protein subfamily 3 member 2 has product MAKKMSSSITILLVIFALQCAITLASDPDPVQDFCIPNPKFGALRTPLHNILPCKNASEATTDDFIFSGMKVAGNFTDMGIAAISVNPTVFPGINTLGMSFIRSDLKVGGINPPHFHPRATEISHVVEGSVYSGFVDSANRVFARVIEQGEVMVFPRGLVHFQMNVGKNPATIFGSFNSQNPGNQKIPSAIFGSRINSELLEKAFGLSPKQIRTMRRKFDPKRVS; this is encoded by the coding sequence ATGGCCAAGAAAATGTCTTCTAGTATCACAATTTTGCTTGTTATTTTTGCCCTCCAATGCGCCATAACATTGGCTTCCGATCCTGATCCGGTTCAAGACTTCTGCATACCAAACCCGAAATTCGGTGCCCTGAGAACACCTCTTCACAACATCCTCCCATGCAAGAACGCGTCCGAGGCCACCACTGATGACTTCATCTTCTCTGGAATGAAGGTGGCCGGGAACTTCACCGACATGGGCATCGCAGCCATCTCGGTGAACCCAACGGTCTTCCCGGGGATCAACACGCTGGGGATGTCATTCATACGATCTGACCTCAAAGTTGGTGGAATCAATCCACCACACTTCCACCCTAGAGCCACAGAGATATCCCACGTAGTGGAAGGGAGTGTTTATTCAGGGTTTGTTGATTCAGCCAATAGGGTTTTTGCTAGGGTTATTGAGCAAGGGGAGGTCATGGTGTTCCCTAGGGGTCTAGTGCACTTCCAGATGAATGTTGGCAAGAATCCTGCTACAATATTTGGTAGCTTCAATAGCCAAAACCCAGGAAATCAAAAGATTCCCTCTGCCATTTTCGGGTCGCGGATAAACAGTGAGCTCTTGGAGAAGGCATTTGGATTGAGTCCTAAGCAGATTAGAACGATGAGAAGAAAATTTGATCCAAAAAGGGTGAGTTAG
- the LOC103449453 gene encoding protein ABSCISIC ACID-INSENSITIVE 5: protein MGVLESEINSHGEVDSPLLSDQQAKNHLFSSLGRQSSIYSLTLDEFQHTLCESGKNFGLMNMDEFLTSIWTAEENQAINSNLTNTTTTNINNNMNNIEVHMPLAEASAEKSIATQPSLPRQGSLTLPEPLCRKTVDEVWSEINRGQQAKQQNNHNSSIDGGVQSSEFAPRQPTFGEMTLEDFLVKAGVVREQDSMAATVVPPQPHQQQRYGMYQNGNHAVGPSFVNRPVMGMGAAAAAGASTSTAAGIPNYQTIPQSGAAVVGESSAYAANGKRNGAYPGVPPPQSVCFGGRVENGGGGYAAGQTIGMAAPGSPVSSDGMGTSQVENSAGRFGLDMGLDGLRGRKRGLDGPVEKVVERRQRRMIKNRESAARSRARKQAYTVELEAELNHLREENSHLKQALAELERKRKQQYFEEMKMRVQNRAQKVKEKLRVLRRSNSCVL from the exons ATGGGTGTTTTGGAGTCGGAAATCAACTCTCATGGAGAGGTGGATTCGCCCTTGTTATCGGACCAACAAGCGAAGAACCACTTATTCTCCTCATTAGGAAGACAATCATCAATCTACTCGCTCACTCTTGATGAGTTTCAGCACACACTCTGCGAGAGCGGCAAGAATTTCGGGTTGATGAATATGGATGAGTTCCTAACCAGCATTTGGACCGCCGAAGAAAACCAAGCCATTAATTCCAATCTCACCAACACTACTACTACtaacatcaacaacaacatgAACAACATTGAGGTGCACATGCCTTTAGCCGAGGCCTCAGCAGAAAAGAGCATTGCGACGCAGCCCAGCTTGCCGCGTCAAGGCTCGCTTACGCTGCCTGAGCCACTGTGTAGGAAAACAGTGGATGAAGTTTGGTCTGAGATAAACAGAGGGCAGCAGGCAAAGCAGCAGAACAATCACAACAGTAGCATCGATGGTGGTGTTCAGAGTTCTGAGTTTGCCCCTCGCCAGCCTACTTTTGGGGAGATGACATTGGAGGATTTTTTGGTTAAAGCAGGGGTAGTTCGGGAACAGGATTCAATGGCGGCCACGGTGGTCCCTCCTCAGCCTCACCAGCAGCAGCGGTATGGGATGTACCAGAACGGCAACCATGCTGTGGGACCCAGTTTTGTTAATAGGCCTGTGATGGGAATGGGGGCTGCTGCCGCAGCAGGTGCTAGTACTAGCACTGCCGCCGGTATTCCTAATTACCAAACTATACCGCAAAGTGGGGCTGCGGTTGTGGGAGAGTCCTCTGCGTATGCTGCGAATGGTAAGAGGAATGGGGCGTACCCGGGCGTGCCGCCTCCACAGTCGGTTTGTTTTGGCGGGAGAGTggagaatggtggtggtggatatgcAGCAGGGCAGACAATTGGGATGGCGGCTCCGGGGAGTCCGGTGTCTTCAGATGGGATGGGTACTAGTCAGGTTGAAAACTCTGCGGGTAGATTTGGTTTGGACATGGGTTTAGATGGACTAAGAGGAAGGAAACGGGGTTTAGATGGACCGGTCGAAAAAGTGGTGGAGAGGAGGCAGAGAAGGATGATTAAGAACAGAGAGTCTGCAGCAAGGTCTAGAGCTCGAAAACAG GCATACACAGTTGAATTGGAAGCAGAACTGAACCACTTACGAGAAGAGAACTCACACCTTAAACAGGCGCTG GCAGAGCTCGAGAGGAAGCGAAAGCAACAG taTTTCGAGGAAATGAAGATGAGAGTTCAGAACAGGGCCCAGAAAGTGAAGGAGAAGCTAAGGGTGTTGAGGAGGAGTAATAGTTGTGTTTTATAA
- the LOC139191416 gene encoding NDR1/HIN1-like protein 10, translating to MFGRHGSYCCCICLCCITYFFIFLAFIIFWLIFLPQEPKFVITDASLTQFNFTSTNNTLNYNLTLNINIRNPNKKVGIDYRRILVIANYRKKRFALVRLNSTPFYQGHKNTTIVHADLQGQQLMRFGESDLSKFNSETATRVYSIDVKIALRIGIRFGKMKTGYFKIPRKSDCKLKVPLSTSINGTVSNDFKTTDCMSFYIFGDPNAG from the coding sequence ATGTTTGGGAGGCATGGTAGCTACTGCTGCTGCATATGCCTGTGCTGCATCACCTACTTCTTTATCTTCCTAGCCTTCATCATATTCTGGTTGATCTTCCTTCCCCAAGAACCCAAGTTCGTCATCACCGATGCCTCTCTCACACAATTCAATTTCACCAGCACCAACAACACTCTCAACTACAACCTTACCCTCAACATCAACATCAGAAACCCTAACAAAAAGGTAGGTATAGACTATCGACGCATCCTAGTCATTGCCAACTACAGGAAAAAGAGGTTTGCTTTGGTGAGATTGAATTCGACACCATTTTACCAAGGCCACAAGAACACGACAATTGTGCATGCAGATCTTCAAGGGCAGCAATTGATGAGGTTTGGGGAAAGTGATCTTTCCAAGTTTAATTCGGAGACTGCTACCAGGGTGTACAGCATTGATGTGAAGATTGCTCTTCGGATAGGAATCAGGTTCGGAAAGATGAAGACGGGTTATTTCAAGATTCCACGGAAGAGTGACTGCAAGTTGAAGGTTCCTTTGAGTACTTCAATTAATGGAACAGTTTCGAATGATTTCAAGACTACTGATTGTATGAGTTTTTATATCTTTGGAGACCCTAATGCCGGGTAA
- the LOC103442699 gene encoding NDR1/HIN1-like protein 3, with protein sequence MLKKCGCCFCIIVVALGSLSLTACFAVRQFSPSKPIIYQVTDASLTQFNLTATNNTILYNLSLNMTVQNRNKWNDFHYEHFEAVPSYKNQDLSKSILEPFGVAHRDTYDLNPLFKGLRPVTALTNEEASNFRNSTVFDITLKIYFKYWTKIAVYKDEKELQMACYLKVPLSSTGKLAENFQSTKCDKADH encoded by the coding sequence ATGCTAAAAAAATGTGGCTGCTGTTTCTGCATCATTGTTGTAGCACTCGGTTCCCTCAGCTTAACGGCTTGTTTCGCGGTTCGTCAATTCAGCCCTTCTAAACCGATAATTTACCAGGTCACCGATGCTTCTCTGACGCAATTCAACCTGACGGCAACCAACAACACCATCCTATACAATCTGTCCCTCAACATGACTGTTCAAAACCGTAACAAATGGAATGACTTCCACTATGAACATTTTGAAGCCGTTCCTAGTTATAAGAACCAGGATTTGAGTAAAAGTATTTTGGAACCATTCGGGGTAGCGCACAGGGATACGTACGATTTGAATCCATTGTTCAAGGGACTACGTCCGGTGACGGCTCTTACGAATGAGGAGGCTTCAAATTTTAGGAATAGTACAGTTTTTGATATCACGTTGAAGATCTATTTTAAGTATTGGACCAAAATTGCTGTGTACAAGGATGAGAAGGAGCTCCAGATGGCTTGCTATTTGAAGGTTCCATTGAGTTCTACCGGGAAACTAGCTGAAAATTTTCAGAGCACCAAATGTGATAAGGCCGACCACTAA
- the LOC114821039 gene encoding NDR1/HIN1-like protein 3 — MACNWKKCCCFCCILMIVFIIALSVAVIVVREYSPKRGIKYEVTDASLTQFNLTSDKILKFNLAVTINVENPNKRSDFHYEKFEAVASYKHDSLMSVSIDPFEVEHKDKHPVSALFKGEQKMSLPNDEVSKMKTSTVYDIVLKLKVKHWAKYATIKIQENMKMACNLKVPLNSNGKSAVKFEVAKCEKA, encoded by the coding sequence ATGGCTTGCAATTGGAAAAAATGTTGCTGCTTTTGTTGCATCCTCATGATAGTTTTCATCATTGCCCTCAGCGTCGCTGTTATCGTTGTTCGCGAATACAGCCCTAAACGTGGGATCAAGTACGAGGTGACTGATGCGTCTCTGACCCAATTCAACTTGACGAGCGATAAAATCCTCAAATTCAACTTAGCGGTCACGATAAATGTCGAAAACCCTAACAAAAGGTCGGACTTCCACTACGAGAAATTCGAAGCCGTTGCTTCTTACAAGCACGACAGTTTAATGAGCGTTAGCATCGACCCCTTCGAGGTAGAGCACAAGGATAAGCATCCGGTGAGTGCATTGTTCAAGGGGGAGCAAAAGATGTCTCTTCCGAATGATGAGGTTTCAAAGATGAAGACTAGTACGGTTTATGATATCGTTTTGAAGTTGAAGGTCAAGCATTGGGCAAAGTATGCTACAATCAAGATTCAAGAGAATATGAAGATGGCATGCAACTTGAAGGTCCCTTTGAATTCTAACGGAAAATCTGCTGTAAAATTTGAGGTTGCCAAGTGTGAGAAGGCTTAG